The proteins below come from a single Paraburkholderia flagellata genomic window:
- a CDS encoding BON domain-containing protein: protein MGLLAGFWAAAAPAQSQTGASAPASKAQTGAKPADGQRKNWYNDPFFALSSAISACPQPLGPLMTKAEADDDAHYRVERGTTCWLAHKCSKPNSYLYDPDIAAAIRQQLQGDALFAGTSIWITVQRRFVYAEGCVGPGFDSAALERRLAAIPDVEQVFVRVSSDPRGALPYKTLLTAP from the coding sequence ATGGGTCTTCTCGCGGGCTTTTGGGCGGCCGCCGCACCAGCGCAATCGCAAACCGGCGCCTCCGCGCCTGCATCGAAGGCACAGACCGGCGCGAAGCCAGCGGACGGCCAGCGCAAGAACTGGTACAACGATCCGTTCTTCGCACTTTCGAGCGCGATCAGCGCCTGCCCGCAGCCGCTCGGCCCGCTGATGACGAAAGCCGAAGCCGACGACGATGCCCACTATCGCGTGGAGCGCGGCACGACGTGCTGGCTCGCGCACAAGTGCTCGAAGCCCAACTCGTATCTCTACGATCCGGACATCGCAGCGGCGATTCGTCAGCAACTGCAAGGCGATGCCCTGTTTGCGGGCACTAGCATCTGGATCACGGTGCAGCGCCGTTTCGTCTACGCGGAAGGCTGCGTCGGCCCTGGCTTCGACAGCGCCGCGCTGGAGCGCAGGCTCGCGGCGATTCCCGACGTCGAGCAGGTCTTCGTGCGCGTGAGTTCGGACCCGCGAGGCGCGCTGCCTTACAAGACGCTCTTGACCGCGCCCTGA
- the vgrG gene encoding type VI secretion system tip protein VgrG: MEIIRRHRNGKASDEDRRKPREMPEVSVVEWEVHEEVCKPYRIKALVSTSEPVSRKDILGQWVKFRFQTEEGAPVRAFFGFVSRFHSVTRSPDGCTYRVVILQRLALADGPSNCATYQNKSSPEIIEEVIGRNDLKPWTRVVTRLRRQHPRHAFRFQFNMGDWDYIRLEMEQAGLFSFTENDKHGEVLVIADDIDGYTRPAIELKERAGGGLLTFEESIYSLKVRTQAVPDSFVVADYNPDKAFTLYREEGRARNEFSSEDDNTMLGTPYVWGTHHGDAEGAKREAVLRHEAARSQQVTCKAKSTMPAIRPGCIVKPDTLEAYAAEEGTGLETKEGVFVFKVVHRGARNQNYRNTFHAIPAGRPYRMPIDESKWPRVHTLGFTVKSPDNYTYPYLDAEGRIVVRFHCDFGNWPKGGESVPLRMAKPFASKDRSGLNMPPVDGDHGIAGFYEGNPNKPFALAFLPSSVNPDLINSSRRRISRSEIRTRGGNKMWMDDWEGQRGIELSTEEAGRSQLNLGFIPDGDLKERGTGAELRTGGHLVDRGGAGVMVTAYNQGGGSGKVLAMDETDAQFKDHQALSKSLADSADASKATPADLAAQQAINDGLHELKKPGVLVTGPGPLGIASGDGVHVAADGSLIATTKKGMHFSTLKRFTAAASDLVSLFSQKGMNLITAAGDFVAQAQRGRMQLASQGDMTVETVDGVLHVKSPKEIVLNAGGSYIRIAPGGIEFGSRGGAVFKTSGLKKIGPAQMDLGGAAFAPQFVPYTTGCDVWRSNANFIKEITPAPAPNPSQWTGLVNTGAVRPAPAAAPAPALDAASMASAGERACILRLDRTTAQGTVLDGIEDTGVNDRGMSYLGARVQCPACGAIGIIVANGPRSEDDAMDGKLPALEGDFCRCRCLPMPQLIASQHDWTYES, translated from the coding sequence ATGGAAATTATCCGGCGCCACCGGAACGGCAAGGCTTCAGACGAAGACCGCCGCAAGCCACGCGAGATGCCCGAGGTGTCGGTGGTCGAGTGGGAAGTGCATGAGGAAGTCTGCAAGCCCTACAGGATCAAGGCGCTGGTTTCGACCTCGGAGCCGGTGTCGCGCAAGGACATTCTCGGCCAGTGGGTGAAGTTCAGGTTCCAGACGGAGGAAGGCGCACCGGTTCGTGCGTTCTTCGGCTTCGTGTCCCGTTTTCATTCGGTGACCCGCTCACCGGATGGCTGTACGTACCGTGTCGTGATCCTCCAGCGCCTGGCACTGGCCGACGGCCCAAGCAACTGCGCAACCTATCAGAACAAGTCGTCGCCTGAGATTATTGAGGAGGTCATCGGGCGCAACGACCTGAAACCGTGGACACGGGTGGTCACACGGCTGCGGCGGCAGCATCCCAGGCATGCGTTCCGTTTCCAGTTCAACATGGGCGATTGGGATTACATCCGCCTGGAAATGGAGCAGGCGGGTCTGTTCTCTTTTACGGAGAACGACAAGCACGGCGAAGTGCTGGTGATTGCCGACGACATTGACGGCTATACCCGGCCCGCCATCGAACTGAAGGAGCGTGCGGGCGGCGGGCTGCTGACGTTCGAGGAATCGATTTACTCGCTGAAGGTTCGGACGCAGGCGGTGCCGGATTCCTTCGTCGTGGCTGACTACAACCCCGACAAGGCATTTACCCTGTACCGTGAGGAAGGCCGCGCACGTAACGAGTTCAGCAGCGAGGACGACAACACGATGCTGGGCACGCCCTACGTGTGGGGCACGCACCACGGGGACGCGGAGGGCGCGAAGCGCGAAGCGGTGTTGCGCCATGAGGCGGCGCGCTCACAGCAAGTCACTTGCAAGGCGAAGTCCACGATGCCGGCGATCCGCCCTGGCTGCATCGTCAAGCCCGACACGCTGGAGGCGTACGCGGCGGAAGAAGGCACCGGCCTGGAAACGAAGGAAGGCGTGTTCGTCTTCAAGGTCGTGCATCGCGGCGCGCGCAACCAGAACTATCGCAACACCTTCCATGCGATTCCGGCAGGCCGTCCGTACCGCATGCCCATTGATGAGTCGAAGTGGCCGCGCGTCCATACGCTGGGGTTCACGGTCAAGTCGCCGGACAACTACACGTATCCGTATCTCGACGCCGAAGGCCGCATCGTTGTGCGCTTTCACTGCGACTTTGGCAACTGGCCGAAGGGTGGTGAGAGCGTGCCCCTGCGCATGGCGAAGCCCTTCGCCAGCAAGGACCGCTCGGGCCTGAACATGCCGCCCGTGGATGGTGACCACGGCATAGCGGGCTTCTACGAGGGCAATCCAAACAAGCCCTTCGCACTGGCGTTTCTGCCGTCTTCAGTCAACCCGGACCTCATCAACAGCTCGCGCCGCCGCATCTCGCGCAGTGAAATCCGCACACGTGGCGGCAACAAGATGTGGATGGACGATTGGGAAGGCCAGCGCGGCATCGAACTGAGCACGGAGGAAGCGGGTCGCTCGCAGCTTAACCTGGGCTTCATTCCCGATGGTGATCTGAAGGAAAGGGGAACGGGCGCGGAGCTGCGCACCGGGGGACATCTCGTGGACCGGGGCGGCGCGGGCGTGATGGTCACGGCCTACAACCAGGGCGGCGGCAGCGGCAAGGTGCTCGCCATGGACGAGACGGATGCGCAGTTCAAGGATCACCAGGCACTCAGCAAGTCACTTGCTGATTCCGCCGATGCATCGAAGGCAACGCCCGCTGATCTCGCTGCGCAGCAGGCGATCAACGATGGCCTGCACGAGCTGAAGAAGCCGGGGGTGCTGGTCACCGGCCCTGGTCCGTTGGGTATCGCATCGGGCGATGGCGTGCACGTGGCCGCCGATGGCTCGCTCATCGCAACCACGAAGAAGGGCATGCACTTCAGCACGCTCAAGCGCTTCACCGCGGCTGCGAGCGATCTGGTGTCGCTCTTCTCGCAGAAGGGCATGAACCTCATCACGGCAGCGGGCGACTTCGTGGCGCAGGCCCAGCGCGGGCGCATGCAGCTCGCCTCGCAGGGCGACATGACGGTGGAAACGGTGGACGGCGTGCTGCACGTGAAGTCCCCGAAGGAGATCGTGCTGAACGCGGGTGGATCGTATATCCGCATCGCACCGGGCGGGATCGAGTTCGGCTCGCGTGGCGGTGCGGTGTTCAAGACAAGTGGCCTGAAGAAGATCGGACCCGCGCAGATGGACCTGGGCGGGGCGGCGTTCGCGCCACAGTTCGTGCCGTACACCACCGGGTGCGACGTGTGGCGCAGCAATGCGAACTTCATCAAGGAGATCACGCCCGCGCCTGCACCGAACCCATCGCAGTGGACGGGACTGGTGAATACCGGTGCGGTGCGACCCGCGCCCGCGGCTGCGCCTGCGCCTGCGTTGGATGCGGCGTCGATGGCATCGGCGGGTGAACGCGCCTGCATTCTTCGTCTTGACCGGACCACGGCGCAGGGCACTGTCCTCGATGGCATCGAGGATACCGGGGTGAATGATCGCGGCATGAGCTACCTCGGGGCACGGGTACAGTGCCCTGCGTGCGGCGCCATCGGGATCATTGTCGCGAATGGACCGCGTTCAGAGGATGACGCCATGGACGGCAAGCTGCCCGCGCTGGAGGGGGACTTCTGCCGTTGCAGGTGTTTGCCGATGCCCCAGCTCATCGCCTCGCAGCATGACTGGACTTACGAGAGTTGA
- a CDS encoding H-NS histone family protein translates to MPSYKQLTAQLEKLHKEVAAAREKEIDQAIAEIKEKIAEYDITAEELGFTSRRAGPARKKALPARYMNPKTGETWSGRGRAPGWLAGKNRERFLIKE, encoded by the coding sequence ATGCCGAGCTACAAGCAACTGACCGCCCAGCTGGAGAAGCTTCATAAGGAAGTGGCTGCGGCGCGTGAAAAGGAAATTGACCAGGCGATCGCCGAGATCAAGGAAAAGATCGCGGAGTACGACATCACTGCGGAAGAACTGGGCTTCACGAGCCGACGCGCAGGCCCCGCGCGCAAGAAGGCGCTGCCGGCGCGCTACATGAACCCGAAGACCGGCGAGACCTGGAGTGGCCGTGGCCGCGCGCCGGGCTGGCTAGCGGGCAAGAACCGCGAACGATTCCTCATCAAGGAATAA
- a CDS encoding transposase — MYPSSASFTQLTTYFIDMAYRGASARERFAASVFLIRNQIGLPAATLATEAGISPNTLYLIEKSQINVHIDTLCKVAKALRTDPCAFFSNGNHPAPTAARLNNLRRLVGENIRAARQSRNVSQAQLTRELGLPLGYLGRIERTAPNVRLDTLEKIARELGLRFEALFADTNVSPSHDTQGEHQDIIRIRSTTNARHPARNSTENKQANARPEHRRRRSSKEKIAIVRESFTPGKTVLVVARNHDVNPNQVFRWRKLYRDGLLAEQQSGEQLVPASELANALNEIDRLKQLLEGKSTAQTGETAVVKRSRSKK, encoded by the coding sequence GTGTACCCTTCGTCTGCAAGCTTCACCCAACTGACCACGTACTTCATCGACATGGCCTATCGAGGTGCATCCGCTCGAGAGAGGTTTGCCGCATCTGTGTTTTTGATAAGAAACCAGATCGGCCTACCCGCCGCTACGCTGGCTACCGAAGCTGGCATCAGCCCAAATACGCTCTATCTAATTGAAAAGTCTCAAATCAACGTCCATATTGATACGCTGTGCAAGGTGGCCAAGGCGCTGCGAACCGACCCCTGTGCATTCTTTTCAAATGGCAACCACCCAGCGCCGACCGCAGCGAGACTAAACAATCTGCGCAGACTCGTGGGTGAGAATATTCGAGCCGCGAGGCAGAGCCGGAATGTCTCACAGGCTCAACTCACACGAGAGCTTGGACTGCCGCTGGGCTACCTTGGACGGATTGAGCGCACTGCGCCAAACGTACGCCTGGACACTCTTGAGAAAATCGCGCGTGAACTCGGACTTCGCTTCGAAGCACTCTTCGCCGACACAAACGTGAGCCCGAGCCACGACACGCAAGGCGAACATCAGGACATCATCCGTATTCGCTCTACGACGAATGCACGCCATCCTGCGCGAAACTCTACCGAAAACAAGCAGGCAAATGCACGACCTGAGCACCGTCGTCGACGCTCTTCGAAAGAAAAGATCGCCATAGTAAGAGAGAGCTTCACCCCCGGCAAAACGGTCTTAGTTGTGGCTCGCAATCATGACGTGAATCCGAATCAGGTATTCCGTTGGCGAAAGCTCTATCGCGACGGCCTCCTCGCCGAACAGCAATCAGGCGAACAGCTTGTTCCTGCATCCGAATTGGCGAACGCACTCAACGAAATTGACAGGCTAAAACAGCTCCTGGAAGGGAAGTCGACTGCACAGACGGGGGAAACTGCGGTAGTCAAACGTTCCCGTTCAAAAAAATAG
- a CDS encoding helix-turn-helix domain-containing protein produces MRTNESQYDRLLHVIYDTLDNPCAWKDFCAQLRETTGMASIHLFAFERQRDLFAWSDGFALSGAEPLERIRPLYRDDARLAWLRAFPAGKWLYCGVEFDCAEGDCAAGFELCPLEEGRRCVALCKLIEQHGLTVMLALRADAAAGPLLAEHRELLERLTPHLVRAVRLYARRFTLNADTLANRSRPPAMLVNALGEVLHSNEPAQRLLKATSLVRVRGRRLTLAAPHHARLLEDIAVSEARLRSRASGARAAAARFRALRIVGAPDSTVAADAPDGAASMDPPGQTHDAPGRAQRSAKLTASQQEVLYAFYNVVTADDASTSELRAFAALTFYHPRSAPLVDERVLATAFDLSPAECRIALLLAEGLTQKEIAVHVGVQHDTVRKQLQSIFQKTATRRQPDLLRLLLNLPARGTGAAAEG; encoded by the coding sequence GTGAGAACAAACGAATCACAATACGATCGCCTGCTGCACGTTATTTACGACACACTCGATAATCCTTGCGCCTGGAAGGATTTTTGCGCGCAATTGCGCGAAACGACGGGCATGGCGTCGATTCATCTGTTTGCCTTTGAGCGGCAGCGCGATCTATTTGCCTGGAGCGACGGATTCGCACTCTCCGGCGCGGAACCGCTGGAGCGCATTCGTCCGCTTTATCGCGACGACGCACGCCTTGCGTGGCTGCGTGCGTTCCCGGCAGGCAAGTGGCTGTATTGCGGCGTCGAGTTCGACTGCGCGGAAGGCGACTGTGCAGCCGGTTTCGAACTCTGTCCGCTCGAGGAAGGCCGTCGCTGCGTGGCGCTGTGCAAGCTGATCGAGCAGCACGGACTCACGGTCATGCTCGCGTTGCGCGCGGACGCCGCGGCCGGGCCGCTGCTCGCCGAGCACCGAGAACTGCTCGAGCGGCTCACGCCGCACCTCGTGCGCGCGGTGCGCCTTTACGCGCGCCGCTTTACCTTGAACGCCGACACGCTTGCAAACCGCTCACGCCCGCCAGCCATGCTCGTGAACGCGCTGGGCGAGGTGCTCCATAGCAACGAGCCCGCGCAGCGGCTCCTGAAAGCGACCTCGCTCGTGCGGGTGCGCGGGCGGCGGCTCACGCTCGCGGCGCCCCATCACGCGCGCCTGCTCGAGGACATCGCCGTGAGCGAGGCCAGGCTGCGTAGCCGCGCTAGCGGCGCGCGGGCGGCGGCGGCGCGCTTTCGCGCGTTGCGCATCGTAGGTGCTCCCGACAGCACGGTCGCGGCTGATGCGCCGGACGGCGCCGCCTCAATGGACCCGCCTGGCCAGACCCATGACGCGCCGGGTCGCGCGCAACGCTCGGCGAAGCTCACTGCGAGCCAGCAGGAGGTGCTCTACGCGTTCTACAACGTGGTGACGGCCGACGACGCCTCGACCTCGGAATTGCGCGCCTTCGCGGCGCTGACCTTCTATCATCCGCGTTCCGCGCCGCTAGTCGACGAGCGAGTGCTCGCCACGGCCTTCGACCTCTCGCCGGCCGAATGCCGTATTGCGCTCTTGCTAGCGGAGGGTCTCACGCAAAAGGAAATCGCCGTACACGTCGGCGTGCAGCACGACACCGTGCGCAAACAATTGCAGTCGATCTTTCAGAAGACGGCGACCCGCCGCCAGCCTGACCTGCTGCGCCTGTTGCTGAATCTGCCGGCGCGTGGCACAGGCGCCGCCGCCGAGGGCTGA
- a CDS encoding GntP family permease — MSFVIVLAALAFLMLAAYRGYSVILFAPIAALAAVLLTDPGAVAPVFSGIFMEKMVGFVKLYFPVFLLGAVFGKVIELSGFSEAIVHAAIRYIGRSRANAVIVAVCALLTYGGVSLFVVVFAVYPFAAELYRQSDIPKRLMPGAIALGAFSFTMDSLPGTPQIQNIIPTTFFKTTAWAAPALGVIGSLFIIVVGLSYLEWRRRGAMAKGEGYGTSLVNEPEHVKTEHLPNPVLAVAPLVLVGVANFLLTHWIPIWYGDTVTVPPEVLPGIHTPVTATVKQVVAIWAVQGALLAGIVLVIVTAFGRVKKRFADGTKAAVAGALLASMNTASEYGFGGVIAALPGFIVVSDALKSIPNPLVNAAVSVSALAGITGSASGGMSIALAAMSDLFIKSAQAAHIPMEVLHRVVAMASGGMDTLPHNGAVITLLAVTGLTHRQSYRDIFAVTVIKTLAVFFVIAVYYATGIV; from the coding sequence ATGTCGTTTGTTATCGTTCTCGCCGCCCTCGCGTTCCTCATGCTTGCCGCGTATCGCGGCTATAGCGTGATTCTCTTCGCGCCCATCGCCGCGCTCGCCGCGGTCCTCCTCACCGACCCCGGCGCTGTTGCACCCGTCTTTTCCGGCATCTTCATGGAAAAGATGGTCGGCTTCGTGAAGCTCTACTTTCCCGTGTTCCTGCTCGGCGCGGTATTTGGCAAGGTGATCGAACTATCGGGATTCTCCGAAGCGATCGTGCACGCCGCCATCCGCTATATCGGCCGCTCGCGCGCCAACGCCGTGATCGTGGCCGTGTGTGCGCTGCTCACTTACGGCGGCGTTTCGCTCTTCGTGGTGGTGTTCGCCGTCTACCCGTTCGCCGCCGAACTCTATCGGCAGAGCGATATTCCCAAGCGCCTCATGCCAGGCGCCATCGCGCTCGGCGCATTTTCGTTCACGATGGATTCGCTGCCCGGCACGCCGCAAATCCAGAACATCATTCCCACCACGTTCTTCAAGACCACGGCGTGGGCCGCGCCCGCGCTTGGCGTGATCGGTTCGCTTTTCATCATCGTGGTGGGTCTCTCGTACCTCGAATGGCGCCGTCGCGGTGCGATGGCGAAGGGCGAAGGCTACGGCACCTCGCTCGTGAACGAACCCGAACACGTCAAGACCGAGCACCTGCCCAACCCGGTGCTGGCCGTCGCACCGCTCGTGCTGGTGGGTGTGGCGAACTTCCTGCTCACGCACTGGATTCCCATCTGGTACGGCGACACCGTAACCGTGCCGCCTGAAGTGCTGCCCGGCATTCATACGCCAGTCACGGCCACGGTCAAACAGGTCGTGGCGATCTGGGCGGTTCAGGGTGCGCTGCTCGCTGGCATCGTGCTCGTGATCGTCACAGCGTTCGGCCGTGTGAAAAAACGCTTCGCGGACGGCACGAAGGCGGCCGTGGCCGGCGCGCTGCTCGCCTCGATGAATACCGCCTCTGAATACGGCTTCGGCGGCGTGATTGCGGCGCTGCCCGGCTTCATCGTCGTGAGCGATGCGCTCAAGAGCATTCCGAATCCGCTCGTCAACGCCGCCGTCTCGGTGAGCGCGCTTGCGGGTATCACGGGGTCGGCGTCGGGCGGCATGAGCATCGCGCTCGCGGCCATGTCGGATCTCTTCATCAAGAGCGCGCAGGCAGCGCATATTCCGATGGAAGTGCTGCACCGCGTGGTGGCCATGGCAAGCGGCGGCATGGACACGCTGCCGCACAACGGCGCGGTCATCACGCTGCTCGCGGTCACGGGGCTTACGCACCGCCAGTCGTATCGGGACATCTTTGCGGTGACGGTGATCAAGACGTTGGCCGTCTTTTTCGTGATCGCCGTGTACTACGCAACGGGCATTGTTTGA
- a CDS encoding beta family protein: MSQEFAYSPIIKGKINDIRAMAHVDYSLASHIKPLYELPPFLPTKKPEEELTRFAQRLAKMSGRRPCYVDFPMLKPGSRVTTGASALVAGLTLLKSAGVNFEPVYGFDRDETELKTIVQWAQQQGGLLLRLDRDDLDFPDETIERMFDLRAMGLDLRLLDLLVDHRYIGTDVDALAAAAHTCDFVDALSRFVRVRTVIVSSSSSPRTVAEIEKNSHGEITRHELTLWANVATQRLPTDLVFGDYGVIHPDFSDLTPSTHINGKIRYTHGNKLHIHRGYSLRQGEKYEQYRRLAAAVVGSPYYQGRTFSYGDRYIEECAAGHAGTGNPGTWVLVDQNHHLSYTVKQVMRLQTLATNGASVDELLDQD; encoded by the coding sequence ATGAGTCAAGAATTCGCGTATAGCCCGATCATCAAGGGGAAAATCAACGACATCAGAGCAATGGCGCATGTCGACTATAGTCTCGCGAGCCATATTAAGCCGCTATACGAACTCCCGCCGTTCTTGCCTACGAAGAAGCCCGAAGAGGAGTTGACTAGATTCGCGCAGCGGCTAGCAAAGATGTCAGGTCGGAGACCTTGCTATGTAGATTTTCCAATGCTGAAGCCTGGTTCGCGAGTTACGACGGGCGCGTCCGCTCTTGTCGCAGGCTTGACTCTGCTAAAAAGCGCAGGTGTCAATTTTGAGCCGGTGTATGGTTTTGACCGGGACGAAACGGAACTCAAAACTATTGTTCAATGGGCACAGCAACAAGGTGGATTGTTGCTTCGGCTTGACCGGGACGATCTTGATTTCCCCGATGAAACCATAGAGCGAATGTTCGACTTACGAGCGATGGGATTGGATCTTCGGCTGCTCGACTTGCTGGTAGATCACAGGTACATCGGCACAGATGTGGATGCGCTCGCTGCTGCCGCCCACACTTGCGACTTCGTAGATGCACTCTCACGGTTTGTGCGTGTGCGAACTGTGATAGTTTCCAGCTCAAGTTCCCCGAGGACAGTTGCAGAAATAGAGAAGAATTCTCATGGCGAAATAACCCGGCATGAGCTGACTTTGTGGGCCAACGTAGCTACGCAGCGTTTGCCGACAGACTTGGTCTTCGGTGACTACGGCGTTATTCATCCAGATTTTAGCGATCTGACGCCGAGCACCCATATCAACGGAAAAATTCGCTATACCCACGGTAACAAGCTGCACATTCATCGTGGCTACAGCTTGCGCCAAGGGGAGAAGTACGAGCAATATAGACGGTTGGCGGCCGCCGTGGTTGGGAGTCCTTACTACCAAGGTCGCACGTTCAGTTACGGCGATCGTTATATAGAGGAATGTGCTGCCGGTCATGCCGGCACGGGCAACCCTGGAACGTGGGTTTTGGTGGACCAGAACCACCACCTCTCATACACCGTTAAGCAAGTAATGAGATTGCAGACGCTGGCTACCAATGGTGCATCCGTTGATGAATTGCTTGACCAAGATTGA
- a CDS encoding peptide chain release factor 3 encodes MSVAELRRRRTFAVISHPDAGKTTLTEKLLLFSGAIQIAGTVKGKKSGRFATSDWMEIEKQRGISVASSVMQFEYGDAVINLLDTPGHEDFSEDTYRVLTAVDAAVMVIDGANGVEAQTLKLLEVCRSRKTPILTFINKLDREVREPLDLLDEIEQHLGVAAVPFTWPIGMGKEFQGVYDIQRDQVRVFRAGQESLGGAVETLQNIGEEQGEARFGYHWKRTKEEVELITGATPTFDRDAFLAGEQSPVLFGSAINNFGVKEILDALVDLAPPPSPRMAVQRPVSPDEPKFTGVVFKVQANMDLAHRDRVAFIRVCSGHFERGMQLKVTRNNKTFRANNVVSFLSQRRETVAEAYPGDIIGIPNHGTLSLGDTLTEGEDLQFTGLPFFAPEIFQTIEVVDPMRAKQLGEALKQLGEEGAIQVFRPIHGGATILGAVGQLQFEVVSHRLSAEYKVAVRLMPARYRLSRWVTCDDPAELRRFTDSYEARMAYDASNAPTYLASHVSEIEVAQKAWPKIVFNELREHSGAPFRKSM; translated from the coding sequence ATGTCAGTAGCCGAACTCAGACGCCGCCGCACGTTCGCGGTCATTTCTCACCCGGACGCGGGCAAGACCACGCTCACCGAAAAACTGCTGCTGTTTTCGGGCGCGATCCAGATCGCCGGTACCGTGAAGGGCAAGAAGAGCGGCCGCTTCGCGACCTCCGACTGGATGGAGATTGAAAAGCAGCGCGGCATTTCGGTCGCAAGCTCGGTCATGCAGTTCGAGTACGGCGACGCCGTCATCAATCTGCTCGACACCCCGGGCCACGAAGACTTCTCGGAAGATACCTATCGTGTGCTGACTGCCGTGGACGCGGCCGTGATGGTGATCGACGGCGCGAACGGCGTGGAAGCGCAGACGCTCAAGCTGCTCGAAGTCTGCCGCAGCCGCAAGACGCCCATTCTCACGTTCATCAACAAGCTCGACCGCGAAGTGCGCGAGCCGCTCGACCTGCTCGACGAGATCGAGCAGCACCTGGGCGTGGCCGCCGTGCCGTTCACCTGGCCCATCGGCATGGGCAAGGAGTTCCAGGGCGTGTACGACATCCAGCGCGACCAGGTGCGCGTGTTCCGCGCGGGTCAGGAGTCGCTTGGCGGCGCGGTGGAAACGCTGCAAAACATCGGCGAAGAACAAGGCGAAGCCCGTTTTGGCTATCACTGGAAGCGCACCAAGGAAGAGGTCGAGCTGATCACGGGTGCGACGCCTACTTTCGATCGCGACGCCTTCCTCGCGGGCGAGCAGTCGCCGGTGCTGTTCGGCTCGGCGATCAACAACTTCGGCGTGAAGGAAATTCTCGACGCGCTCGTCGATCTCGCGCCGCCGCCGTCGCCACGCATGGCCGTGCAGCGTCCGGTCTCGCCCGACGAGCCCAAGTTCACTGGCGTCGTTTTCAAGGTGCAGGCCAACATGGACCTCGCGCACCGCGACCGTGTGGCGTTCATCCGCGTGTGCTCGGGCCATTTCGAGCGCGGCATGCAGTTGAAGGTGACGCGCAACAACAAGACCTTCCGCGCGAACAACGTGGTGAGCTTCTTGTCGCAGCGCCGAGAAACCGTGGCCGAGGCGTACCCTGGCGACATCATCGGTATTCCTAATCATGGCACGCTGAGCCTGGGCGATACGCTCACCGAAGGCGAAGACCTGCAATTCACGGGTCTGCCGTTCTTCGCGCCGGAAATCTTTCAGACGATCGAAGTGGTCGATCCGATGCGCGCAAAGCAATTGGGCGAAGCGCTCAAGCAGCTTGGCGAAGAGGGCGCGATTCAGGTGTTCCGCCCGATTCACGGCGGCGCAACGATTCTGGGCGCGGTTGGCCAACTGCAGTTCGAAGTGGTGTCGCACCGCCTCTCGGCCGAGTACAAGGTTGCCGTGCGCCTGATGCCCGCGCGCTATCGTCTCTCACGCTGGGTAACCTGCGACGATCCCGCCGAGTTGCGCCGCTTCACCGATTCGTACGAGGCCCGTATGGCTTACGACGCGTCGAACGCGCCGACCTATCTTGCCTCGCACGTCTCCGAAATCGAGGTCGCGCAAAAGGCCTGGCCGAAGATCGTGTTCAACGAGTTGCGCGAGCATTCGGGCGCGCCGTTCCGTAAGTCGATGTAA